A portion of the Desulfopila inferna genome contains these proteins:
- a CDS encoding phage tail protein yields the protein MKVKSIFNRCRAAVFFFCSAVLLVCSSWTNLKEYFTALGGSVKPIGRVHFLFVDEATGAVRDGGWHPNLVTTAGKNHIADQLSGRTQAAMSHMAVGTGTTAALASDTALQTELDRNELDSVVQGTDSDANKITYTCTWAAGDGTGALTEAAIFNSPSAGQMLCRSVYPVKNKETGESMVLTWVLTISS from the coding sequence ATGAAGGTTAAATCCATATTCAACAGATGCCGTGCAGCTGTTTTTTTCTTCTGCAGTGCGGTGCTGCTGGTCTGCTCTTCCTGGACGAATTTGAAGGAGTATTTTACCGCCCTGGGCGGCAGCGTCAAGCCGATCGGACGGGTGCATTTTCTCTTCGTCGATGAGGCAACCGGGGCGGTCCGGGATGGCGGCTGGCATCCCAACCTGGTTACCACTGCCGGTAAAAATCATATCGCCGATCAGCTCTCCGGCAGGACTCAGGCGGCCATGTCGCATATGGCTGTCGGCACCGGTACCACCGCAGCCCTGGCAAGTGATACGGCCCTGCAGACGGAGCTTGACCGTAACGAGCTGGATTCCGTTGTCCAGGGGACAGACTCCGATGCCAATAAAATTACCTATACCTGCACCTGGGCGGCCGGAGACGGCACCGGGGCGCTTACCGAAGCGGCCATATTTAATTCACCATCGGCCGGGCAGATGCTGTGCCGCTCCGTTTACCCGGTGAAGAATAAAGAGACAGGTGAATCCATGGTATTGACCTGGGTCCTGACCATATCTTCATAG
- a CDS encoding DUF4376 domain-containing protein, giving the protein MIGYKWANEERTAVIRYPGTYVIENGTGWEEFLDWREGGNEPDQWKTLLERKQDKVNEIKQAFVIAPKSGLTTSLGIKVDCKREDKDNFQELLDYCTRKSLAGTSIRLHNNDFAEVSVADLQIIINEIQEHGLTLYQRKWAKEAAIDQATTEVQIKAITWDSVE; this is encoded by the coding sequence ATGATTGGATATAAATGGGCCAACGAAGAGCGGACAGCTGTTATAAGGTATCCGGGAACATATGTTATTGAAAATGGTACAGGCTGGGAAGAGTTCCTAGACTGGCGGGAAGGCGGGAACGAGCCGGATCAGTGGAAAACCCTTTTGGAGCGTAAACAGGATAAAGTCAATGAGATCAAACAGGCATTTGTGATAGCGCCCAAGTCCGGTTTGACAACATCACTTGGTATAAAGGTCGATTGCAAGCGAGAGGATAAAGACAACTTCCAGGAACTGCTGGATTACTGCACTCGCAAGAGCCTGGCGGGGACGTCCATCCGCCTGCACAACAACGATTTTGCTGAGGTAAGCGTAGCTGATCTGCAGATCATCATTAACGAGATTCAGGAACATGGTTTGACCCTCTATCAGCGCAAATGGGCCAAGGAAGCCGCCATCGATCAGGCGACGACCGAAGTGCAGATCAAAGCCATCACCTGGGACTCGGTTGAATGA